DNA from Thermococcus argininiproducens:
TTTACAGCTTTTATACTGAATACAGCCATTAGAAAGCTTGCAACTGCGACTATAAGAACGAACAATGCTGCGAAATGTCCTATGTAGAGGTTAATCCCGACTGGTGGTCTAAATCCGCCTGCCATGATTATTATTGGCTTCCCACTTGTGTAAACTTCATTAAATACCCAAGCTGCAATTCCAGTTTGTATTAAAGTTACCAAGACCAGGAAGGGCATTACGAGGTTTTTGCCTACTTTCTTGAGGACAGGTATAAGGAACGCGCCAAATAATGGTAACGCAATGAGAAGTGAAGCATACTGATTCATCCCCTCAACCTCCTTATCTCTTCTACGTTAAGGGTTTTGTACTTTTCATAGAGGTTTATCACAACGCTCAAGGCCATTGCAGTCGTTGCAACACCTATCACAATTGCTGTAAGCACTAAAGCCTGTGGAATTGGATCCACCGCATTATTTGGGGTTATTCCTTCCGTTAAGATTGGGGCACTTTTACCACTCACATAGCCAACACTAATTAGCAGAAGATTAACCCCTGTCTCCATGATACTCAGACCTACAAGCATCTTTAGAACATTCCTCTTGGCTAATATCGCATAGAACCCTATTAATATGAGAGCTATTGAAGCAAAGTAGTACGGATTCATTGCCCTCCCTCCTCGGGCTCTTTAATCATGTTGTCAATAATTCCAGTAAGCTCAGTACCAACTTTAATTCCGATTAAGGTATAGATTATTGGAATGAATCCTGCGCTAATGAGTCGTCCAATATTCTCCTTTCCTACTCCCCATGTTTGCCATATCCAGTCAAAGAGGAAGTAACCACCTACTGCTAGACCGATAAGACCAACTGTAACGTACCCAATTCCTGCAAGACCTTCAAGTGGCTCGAAGATTTTATGATCAACTTCATAGAGAGTAAACGTCAAGTAGAGGAACAAAAATGCTGTTGCAATTGTTGCCCCGCCCGGGAAGCCTCCTCCTGGAGTAAGATGTCCATGAATAAAGATATAAGCCCCAAAGAGCATTATGAAGGGCAAAAGAATTCTCGCACCTGTTGTTAAGACGACACTTCCTTCGGTTTTAGCAGACCTTTCTTTTCTTTTTTTCCATAGGAGTGCTGCAACACCAGTAGAAGCTATGAAGAGTACTGTGACCTCTCCAAGAGTATCAAAACCTCTATAGTTAACAACTACAGCGGTTACAGCATTTACAGCCCCTGTCTCTTCTTTCACATGATCGAGGTAGTATTTACCCACGAGCATTCTGTCTTCGCCAAAAGGAACTTGATCAAGTGCCTTTGCCATCCAAAGGCCTATGATAAGTATGAAAACTATTGCTAGAACTCTTTTTACCATCTCACCCACCATCCTGTGCCTTCCTCTTCCTTTTCATATCTCTCAGTTCTCTTTATTGCAAAGATAAACACTGCAGCGCTTAATGCGGCCCCGATAGCAGCTTCAACCATTGCAACATCTGGAGCTTGAAGGAAAAAGAACGCTATTGAGGCAAAAAGACTCACTGCAGCCATTCCAACAACTGCTGCCAAGAGATCTCTCCATTCCACTGCAAAAATTGCAGAGATAACCATTAGTGCAGCAATAAAAATGGCTACCAAATCACTCATTTTTTTCAACCTCCTTAGCTGATTCCCCTAAGGCCTCCTTTATCTGCTCTACTCTCTCCAACGAAGCTTCCGCCTCTTTGTATTTGTCAATGATACTCCCCTCCCAGAGAGGCACTCCACTCTTATATGCTGCTCTAATAAGCGCATGAGCTGCTATTGGATTAGTTAAAAGCAAGAATACGGCAATTATCAAAGTTTTTGAGATCCAAGAGTAACTGTTTACTTCTCCAATTGCCCATATTCCAACTCCAATAATAACACCGAGGGAGCCCAAAGTAGCGCTCTTTGTCGCAGTTTGCATTCTGTTGTAAACATCTGGCATCCTAATTAGACCAAGGGATGATAGTACGTAGAAGAATGTTCCAAACAACACAAGTGCTTGCCCAACTATAGAAGCAATACTCATAGTCCTCCCTCCATGTATCTGGCAAAAGCTATAACTCCTACAAATGCAAGCACCGCATAAACTAGGGCCACATCAAGGAATATTGCTCTCCTGTAGTAAAGGGCAAAAAGCACCATTAATCCAGTGGTAAGTGTCGTCATTATATCGACAGCGACAATTCTATCCGCTGTTGTTGGACCTCTGAAGAATCTATACATGCTTAAAATCACCGCAATCCC
Protein-coding regions in this window:
- a CDS encoding NADH-quinone oxidoreductase subunit K; the protein is MNPYYFASIALILIGFYAILAKRNVLKMLVGLSIMETGVNLLLISVGYVSGKSAPILTEGITPNNAVDPIPQALVLTAIVIGVATTAMALSVVINLYEKYKTLNVEEIRRLRG
- a CDS encoding Na(+)/H(+) antiporter subunit B, with the protein product MVKRVLAIVFILIIGLWMAKALDQVPFGEDRMLVGKYYLDHVKEETGAVNAVTAVVVNYRGFDTLGEVTVLFIASTGVAALLWKKRKERSAKTEGSVVLTTGARILLPFIMLFGAYIFIHGHLTPGGGFPGGATIATAFLFLYLTFTLYEVDHKIFEPLEGLAGIGYVTVGLIGLAVGGYFLFDWIWQTWGVGKENIGRLISAGFIPIIYTLIGIKVGTELTGIIDNMIKEPEEGGQ
- a CDS encoding DUF4040 domain-containing protein, giving the protein MSDLVAIFIAALMVISAIFAVEWRDLLAAVVGMAAVSLFASIAFFFLQAPDVAMVEAAIGAALSAAVFIFAIKRTERYEKEEEGTGWWVRW
- the mnhG gene encoding monovalent cation/H(+) antiporter subunit G, producing the protein MSIASIVGQALVLFGTFFYVLSSLGLIRMPDVYNRMQTATKSATLGSLGVIIGVGIWAIGEVNSYSWISKTLIIAVFLLLTNPIAAHALIRAAYKSGVPLWEGSIIDKYKEAEASLERVEQIKEALGESAKEVEKNE
- a CDS encoding monovalent cation/H+ antiporter complex subunit F, whose protein sequence is MIEIYLILIGIAVILSMYRFFRGPTTADRIVAVDIMTTLTTGLMVLFALYYRRAIFLDVALVYAVLAFVGVIAFARYMEGGL